The Rhodococcus rhodochrous DNA window CATCGGCCCGACGCAGCGACTGCCGGGCTGGTGTGCTGAGCCATGGGTCCGGGTTCCCGCTACCGGGAGGGATTACTCGATACGGGATGCTGCGAGCATCTCCTCGATCGAGACGAACTTCAGGCGCGAGCGTCCCGCCGCCGAACCGCGGGCCTTCTCCTGCTTGTCGATCTGCAGCCAGCCCCGGTAGTCGATGTGCTCCGGGCGCCGCTCGGCCACCAAGGTGGCGAGCTTCTCCCGATCGGCGACCGGCTCGGGCAGCTTGCCCTCGACGAAATCGTCGAGGATCTTCTCGACGGTTTCGGCCGAGCACTGCTTGTTGGTGCCGATCACCCCGCTGGGACCGCGCTTGATCCAGCCGGCGGTGTAGACACCGGGCACCGGCGCCCCGGTCTCGGCGTCGATCACCCGGCCGCCCTCGTTCGGGATGACCCCGCGCCGCTCATCGAAGGGCAGCCCGGCCGGCGCGGTGCCGCGGTAGCCGATCGAGCGCAGCACCAATCCCGCTTCGAGGGTTTCGGTCTGCCCGGTCGGGCGGGCCTCGAGACGGCCGTCGACCTCGACGAGTTCGTTGCGTTCGAGCGTGATCGACTCGACCACACCGTCGCCGGAGATCTCCACCGGCGAGGCGAGATAGCGCAGCACGATCCGCTTGTTGCCCTCGGTGGGGGTGCGCTGCGCGAAGCCCTCGACCTGCCGCACCTTCAGCGCCAGACGGGGTTCGACCTCCGGATCGTCGATCAGCGCGCGGCTGACCGGGTCGAGTTCGACCTCGACCGGATCGACGACCACATCGACACCCGGCAACGAGCCGAGCGCGAGCAGTTCCGGGTTGGTGTAGGCGGCCTGCGCCGGACCGCGCCGACCCACCACCACGACCTCCCGGATGTTCGACGTGCGCAGCGCCTCGAGCGCGTGCTCGGCGATGTCGGTGCGCGCGAGATCCTCCGGGTCCATCACCAGCGCCCGCGCGACGTCCAAGGCGACGTTGCCGTTGCCGATGATCACCGCACGCTCGGCCGACAGGTCGAAGGTGCGGTCGGCGAAATCCGGGTGCCCGTTGTACCAGGCGACGAACTCGGTGGCGGCGTGGCTGCCCGCGAGGTCCTCCCCGGGGATGTTCAGTGTGCGATCACTCGCGGCGCCGACGGCGTAGATCACCGCGTGATGGTGCGCGAGCAGTTCCTCGTGGGTGATGTGGGTGCCGACCTCGACGTTGAAATAGCACTGGGTGTTCTTGTGGCCGATGGCGCTGCGGAAGACGTCCCCGATCCCCTTGGTGCTCTGGTGATCGGGGGCCACACCGGCACGCACCAGCCCGTAGGGGGTGGGCAGGCGATCGAAGATGTCGACCTGCACCGCCGAGTGCGTCACCAGATCCATCGCGGCATAGCACGCGGCCGGACCGGATCCGACGATCGCGACCCGCAAGGTGCCCAGCTCGGCGGGCAGCTTGCGACGGGTCCGCAGCTCGGGCCAGTCCGGCCCGATCGGATACCGCCGGTAGTACTCGGCGTTGATCTCCAGATAGGGTTCCTGCGCCGGGGTCAGTTCGTTGTCGGCGGCGATCGCGTCGACCGGGCACTCGTCGACACACGCCCCGCAGTCGATGCACGTGTCCGGATCGATGTACAGCATCTCCGTCGTCGCGAAGGGAGCCTCGTCGGGCGTCGGGTGGATGCAGTTGACCGGGCAGACCTCGACACACGAGACGTCGTTGCAACACGCCTGGGTGATTACATAAGCCACAGTTCTACCTGCCTACAGTGCCGATCTCGGACAACGAACGGGCCTCAGACTAGTACACGTTCCAGTTCCGGTCGAGAACCGCATTCTCGAAATAATATCATTGTATTTCCAACTGTCGAGACGCGTCAGATGTCCGTTTCGGTGCTCGACTCGATGCGGAAACCGATCTTGAGAGTGACCTGCGTATGGGCCACCCGGCCGTCGTCGATGTGGCCCCGGATGTTGACCGTCTCGAACCACTCGAGATGCCGCGTGGTCTCCGCTGCTCGCGCCACCGCTTTCGCGATCGCGTCGTCGACTCCCGTCGTCGACGATCCGACGACCTCGATCACCCGGTAGACATGGCTCATGGCTGAACTCCTCGAATCGGCGATGCTCCGATTCGGATCGTCCCGCCCCCGAGCGACCCCCGTCCCCGGAACCACGAAAATGACAGGAAGATTCAGGCACGACGCGCCAGCGACCGGGCGAGTTCGCCCAGACGCGCCAGACGCAGGTCCCCGAGCGGGATCGCGCCGGCACCGAGCCGGTTGGTGACGAAGGCGAGCGACAATCCGGTGTCGAGATCGGCGTACGCCCCCGAGCCACCCACTCCGTAGTGCCCGAGAGCACCGCGCGGGCGCTGGATGCTCGCGAAGATGGGCTGGTGGTAGCCGAGCCGCCACGCCATCGGCACACCGAGCACGTAGTCCCGGCTGCGCACGCGCACGCGCGACATCTCGTCGATCGTGGTGGCGTCGAGGAACTTCACGCCGTCGATC harbors:
- a CDS encoding FAD-dependent oxidoreductase, whose translation is MAYVITQACCNDVSCVEVCPVNCIHPTPDEAPFATTEMLYIDPDTCIDCGACVDECPVDAIAADNELTPAQEPYLEINAEYYRRYPIGPDWPELRTRRKLPAELGTLRVAIVGSGPAACYAAMDLVTHSAVQVDIFDRLPTPYGLVRAGVAPDHQSTKGIGDVFRSAIGHKNTQCYFNVEVGTHITHEELLAHHHAVIYAVGAASDRTLNIPGEDLAGSHAATEFVAWYNGHPDFADRTFDLSAERAVIIGNGNVALDVARALVMDPEDLARTDIAEHALEALRTSNIREVVVVGRRGPAQAAYTNPELLALGSLPGVDVVVDPVEVELDPVSRALIDDPEVEPRLALKVRQVEGFAQRTPTEGNKRIVLRYLASPVEISGDGVVESITLERNELVEVDGRLEARPTGQTETLEAGLVLRSIGYRGTAPAGLPFDERRGVIPNEGGRVIDAETGAPVPGVYTAGWIKRGPSGVIGTNKQCSAETVEKILDDFVEGKLPEPVADREKLATLVAERRPEHIDYRGWLQIDKQEKARGSAAGRSRLKFVSIEEMLAASRIE
- a CDS encoding dodecin, whose protein sequence is MSHVYRVIEVVGSSTTGVDDAIAKAVARAAETTRHLEWFETVNIRGHIDDGRVAHTQVTLKIGFRIESSTETDI